AACCACACACCCACAACCGACGTTATGTACCTTTTAGTCGGGATGAATCGCGACATCAAGGGCGACTGTGTGTCCTACAAGACATCGACGGGACGGTCGTGTTCGGTAAATCCCGGGGTACCCGCAAGGCATTAACCAGGAATGACGTCGATCGTTTTACGCATAGCCACAGACGACGCTAGGGTGCCTCAAATGTTCCACGCCGTCTCGTCTCTCGTTCCGAGCCCCCGCTCGCCCCAGAACCAGAACGACCAGCACGACCAGTCCCGGGACAGACCGTCCGCAGGGACGTCCGCACGGACGTCCGGGGAGCCGGACAGGCGCTCTTCAGGGCAGCCCGCCAAGCAGCGCGACGCGTTCTTCGACAACGCGAAGTACCTGGCGATCGTGCTGGTGGCCGTGGCCCACTCCTGGGAGCCGCTCAAGGGCGACAGCCGGGTCCTCCAGGCCGCGTACCTGCTCGTGTACGCCTTCCACATGCCCGCGTTCATCGTCGTCTCCGGCTTCTTCTCACGCAGCTTCGACGCGAGCCCCAGCCGGCTGAAGCGGCTGATCACCGGCGTGGCCGTGCCGTACGTCGTCTTCGAGACGGCGTACCCGCTCTTCAAGCGCTACGTCGACCACTCGCCCCAGCAGGAGATCAGCCTCCTCGACCCGTACTACCTGACCTGGTTCCTGTGCGCGCTGTTCATCTGGCGGCTCACCACGCCGATCTGGAAGACGGTCCGCCATCCGCTGCCGGTCGCGCTGGGCATCGCGATGCTGGCGTCCGTCACCCCGGACGTCGGCGACGACCTGGACCTCCAGCGGGTCCTGCAGTTCCTGCCGTTCTTCGTGCTGGGCCTGTGCCTGAAGGCCGAGCACTTCCGGCTGGTACGCCGCCGCTCGGTGCGGATCGCGGCCGTGCCGGTGTTCGCGGGCGCGCTCGTCTTCGCCTGGTGGGCGGTGACGCACATGAACACCGCCTGGCTCTACCACCGCGCCTCCGCGCAGGAACTGGCCGCCCCCTGGTGGGCAGGGCCCGTCATGCAGCTCGCCCTGTTCGGCTGCTCGCTGGTGCTGACGGCCTGCTTCTTCTCCTGGGTGCCGGGCCGCACGATGTGGTTCACGACGCTCGGCGCGGGCACCCTGTGCGGCTATCTGCTGCACGGCTTCCTGATCAAGGGCGCCGACTACCGCGGCTGGTTCGACCACGCCTGGCTGCACCGGCCGCTCGGCGAGATCGCGGTCAGCGTGACCGTGGCGGTGGCCGTCACCCTGCTGTGCACCCGGCCCGTACGGCGTGTGTTCCGGTTCGCGACGGAGCCCACCATGGACTGGGCCTTCAAGCGGGACCCGGCCGAACTGGCCCGTGAGCGCGAGAAGCAGCAGGAGCGCGAGAAGCGGCAGGAGCGCGAGAAGGCCGACGCCTAGCCGCTACTCGTCCAGCAAGTTCCGCGAGTCCGGCAAGTCCGGCGAGTCCAGCGAGTCCGGCGAGTCCGGCGAGTCCGGCGAGTCCGGCGAGTCCGGCGAGTCCGGCGGCACGCTGAGACCGAGAAGTGCGCGCATCCGTGCGTACTTCTCGGTCAGGCGCATCCGGGTCGCCGCGTCCAGGACCGCCAGCCGCGCCGGGTTCGCGTTGTGGGCCAGGTCCGACTCCTTGACCAGCAGCGCGCCGGGGGTGGCGAGAACGCGGCTCGCATACGTCTCCGGGGGCTCGCCGGGGCGCTTGGTGAGGGCGAGGACGATCGCCTTGGTGCGGTCGGTGAGCGCGGCCCCGCGCAGCCGGGCCTCGCTGAGAGCGTCGTCCTCGACGGCGTCGTGCAGCCAGGCCGCCGCGATCTGCTCGTCGTCCCCGCCACGCGCGCGTACGCCTTCCGCGACCGCCTCCAGGTGCTCGGCGTAGGGGCGGCCCGCCTTGTCGGTCTGGCCCTCGTGGGCGGCACGGGCGAGGGCCTCGACCTCGGCCAGGGTGAGCATCTGACGTCCTGCCTTCCTTCCGGTTCCGGAGGCTCAGAGCAGCACCGACGCCTGGGCCGTAGGCCCCTCGCGGCAGACCAGCAGCAGGGCCCGGTCGTCGTTGACGTCCTTGGCGACCGCCTCGATCAGATGCCAGGCGGCGCCCTGGAAGCCGCCGGCGACATAGCGGTCGGCCTCGCCGGTGAGGCGGTCGATGCCCTCGACGATGTCGCGGTCGGAGGTCTCCACCAGGCCGTCGGTGAACAGCATCAGCACATCGCCCGGGCGCAACGAGCCCTTCACCGGGTCGAACTGCGCGCCCTCGTACACGCCCAGCAGCGGGCCCTCCGCGGCCTTCTCCTCCCAGCGGCCGCTGCCCGCGCTGAGCTGGAGGCCCGGCGGGTGGCCGGCGGAGTACAGCTCGTAGTCGCCGGAGTCGAGGTCGAGGACGAGGTGGATGGAGGTCGCGAAGCCCTCGTCCCAGTCCTGGCGGAGCAGGTAGCCGTTGGCGGCGGGGAGGAAGGCGTGCGGGGGCAGCGAGCCGAGCAGGCCGCCGAACGCGCCGGACAGCAGCAGCGCCCGCGAACCCGCGTCCATGCCCTTGCCGGAGACGTCGGTGAGGACGACCTCCATGGTGCGGCCGCCGTTGGTGCGGGCCGCGACGACGAAGTCGCCGGAGAAGGACTGGCCTCCGGCGGGCCGCAGCGCCATCTCACGGTGCCAGCCCGGCGGCAGCTTCGGCAGCTTGCTCTGTACCCGGATGCGTTCGCGCAGGTCGAAGAGCATGGTGCCGCCGCGCCGCCAGGGCACGCCGACGCGGCTGCGGAACTGGGCGATGAGCAGCCCGAAGAAACCGCATGCGGCCACGACGAGGACCACGCCCGGGGTGACCCGGGAGGGGCCCTCCGTGTAGGGGCCCAGCTGCACCGACTCCACGATCAGGGCGGTGGCCGCGGCGGCGTACAGGCCGAGCAGGCTGGCGGGGCGCAGCAGCAGGCCGCCGGCGACGATCGGCAGGACGAGGGCGGCGGGTGAGCACCACACCGAGTTGGCGAGCGTGGTGATCGCGATCAGTGGGACGGTGAGCAGCAGGAAGGCCAGCGCGATCCAGTCGGAGCCGTCGCCGCGGAAGTAGTCCACGGCGCTTCTGCGCACGCCGGTGCGGACCCGGTGCATCAAGTGCTTCAACCGGGCCGTCAACGTCTCGGCTTCCGCGCGCCGCTGTCGTCCTTCTGCCATTAGTTCGGGACCCTATCCATCCAACCCGCCGCTTGGCACGGGAGGTCCCACTTGTCCCCCGTCCGAGGTTCAACTTCACAGTGAACTTCACCGAAAGCGCTCGCGCCGCCAGGAGGGAGAAATTCCCTGGCTCGTCCCGCATTGGGCTGCTAGGCATGGATACATGACGACTGAGGCGACCGGCCCCTCGGGGCTGCCCGCGGCCGAGCTGCGGGTGCTGCGGCAGGACGAATGGGACATGTGGTACGACACCCTGATCCGGGCCTTCGGCGGGGTCGCGGAGTCCGCCGAGGAGCGGGAGCTGTGGCGGGAGCTCACCCTGTGCGAGCGCTCCCTCGGCGTGTGGGACGACGGCGTGTGCGTGGGGACCGCGGGGGCGTTCGACTTCCGGCTGACGGTGCCGGGCGGGGCGTCGGCGCCGGCGGCGGGCGTGACGATGGTCGGCGTGAGCGCGACGCACCGGCGGCGCGGGGTGCTGACGTCGTTGATGCGGCGGCAGTTGGACGACGTACGGGCCTGGGGCCGGCCGCTGGCGGTGCTGACCGCGTCCGAGCCGGAGATCTACGGCCGGTTCGGGTACGCGGCGGCGACCTTCGGTCTGCACGCCGAGATCGACACCGCCCGGGTACGGCTGTCCGTGCCGGCCGGCGCGGAGGACGTACGGCTGCGGTACGCCGCGCCCGCCGAGGCGCTCGAGGCGTGTGAGGCGGTGTACGCGCGGACGGTGCCGGGGCGGGCCGGGATGCTGGCGCGGCGGCCGGGCTGGGAGCGGGTGTGGCTGCTGGACCCGGAGGGCGAGCGGGAGGGGGCGTCCGCGTTGCAGTGCGTGCTGGCCGAGCGGGACGGGGAGGTCACCGGGTACGCCCGGTTCCGGGTCAAGCCGGAGTGGACGGACAGCGGGCACGACGGGCAGGTGCGGTTGCAGGACCTCGCCGCGGTGGACCCGGTCTCGGAGGCGGCGCTGTGGAGGTTCCTGTTCGGGATCGACCTCACGTCCTCACTGAAGGTGCGGGGGCGGCCGATGGACGAGGCGTGGCAGCACCTGGTGTCCGACATCCGCCGGTGCCGGCTGCGGGTGCGGGACTCGTTGCACGTACGGCTGGTGGACGTCGGGGCGGCGCTGGCGGCGCGGACGTATCAGGCGCCGGTGGACGTGGTCCTGGACGTCGAGGACGCCTTCTGCCCGTGGAACTCCGGCCGCCTGCGACTGAGCGGCGACGCGAAGGGCGCGGTCTGCGAGCCTACGACGGATGCCGCCGATCTCGCTCTGTCCGTACGGGAGTTGGGGGCGGCGTACCTGGGCGGGGTGAGCCTGCTCTCGTTGGCCGGGGCCGGGCTGGTGCGGGAGCTGCGGCAGGGGGCGCTGGCGGAGGCGGCCGTGGGCTTCGGCTCACCGGCGGCGCCGTGGCTGCCCCACGGGTTCTAGGCCGACGTCAGTTCTTCTGGCAGGTCGGGCACCAGAAGAGGTTGCGGGCGGCGAGGTCGGCGGTGCGGATCTCGTCGCCGCAGAGGTGACAGGGCTGGTGGGTGCGGCGGTAGACGTAGACCTCGCCGCCGTGGTCGTCGACGCGGGGCGGGCGGCCCATGGCCTGTGGGGTGTGCTCCGGGCGGACGGTGTCGATGCGGTTGTCGCGGACGCCTTCGCGCATGAGGGCGACGAGGTCGGCCCAGATCGCGTCCCACTCGGCGCGGCTGATGTCCCTGCCCGCGCGGTAGGGGTCGATGCCGTGCCGGAAGAGGACCTCGGCGCGGTAGACGTTGCCGACGCCGGCGATGACCTTCTGGTCCAGGAGCAGGGCGGCGATCGTCGTACGGCTGCGGGAGACGCGGGCGTGGGCGGCCGCGGGGTCGGCGTCGGCGCGCAGGGGGTCGGGGCCGAGGCGGGCGTGTACGGCCTGCTTCTCGCCATCCGTGATCAGGGCGCAGGTGGTGGGGCCGCGGAGGTCGACGTAGGCGGCGCTGTGGGCCAGGCGCAGGCGGACGGTGTCGGTGGGCGGGGGTGCGGGGGCGTCCCCGAAGGCGACCTTGCCGAAGAGGCCGAGGTGGATGTGGATCCACTCGCCGTCCCGGAAGCCCAGGAAGAGGTGTTTTCCGTGGGCCTCGGTGCGGGTGAGTCCGACGCCGTCCAGGAGTGCGGCGGCGTCGGAGAACTTGCCCTGGGGACTGGTCACCCGCGGTGCCGTGCCGGAGAAGCGGTCGGCGTAGTCCGACGCCAGCCGGTGGATCGTGTGCCCCTCTGGCACGGTGTGCGTTCCTTCCAGCCCCCCGCCGGGGCGCTCAGCCCTGCTGCGGATGGTGTGCCGGGATCGGGGGGAGGTCGCCCGTCGTCTCGTAGGCCGCGAGCATGTCGATGCGGCGGATGTGCCGCTCGTCCTCGGAGAACGGGGTGGCCAGGAAGGTCTCGACGAACTTCGCCGCCTCGTCCTGGGTGTGCATCCGGGCGCCGACCGCCATGACGTTGGCGTTGTTGTGCTGGCGGCCGAGGGAGGCGGTCTCCTCGCTCCAGGCGAGGGCGGCACGGACGCCCTTGACCTTGTTCGCCGCGATCTGCTCGCCGTTGCCGGAGCCGCCGATCACGATGCCGAGGGACTCGGGGTCCGCGGCCGCCTGCTCCGCGGCGCGGAGGCAGAAGGGCGGGTAGTCGTCCTGGGCGTCGTAGATGTGCGGGCCGCAGTCGACCGGGTCGTGACCCGCCGCCTTCAGCCATTCGACGAGGTGGTTCTTGAGTTCGAAGCCGGCATGGTCCGAGCCGAGATACACGCGCATGGGATGAGTGTGACATGCGTGTTGCGGGGCAGCAGCTCCGGGTGTCGCGTCGGGAAACCGTGAGCAGTCCAATAGAACCTCAAGAAAACCTCAAGTAACAATCAGGAATCAAAGGTTCACGAATTCCTTTGCCTCCGTTTCACTGGACCGACTCGTACACCGCTCGTATGAGCCCCCCACAGGAATCACCTCACGCGGCGCAAAGGAAATCCATCCCCATGACTTCGCAGCCGACCCTCACCCAGGCCGACAGCGGCCCCGGAGCCGCCGGAGAACCCGGTTCCGGTCTCCAGGCAGGTCTCAAGAACCGTCATCTGTCGATGATCGCCATCGGCGGTGTCATCGGCGCCGGACTGTTCGTCGGTTCCAGTTCCGGTATCGCCACCGCCGGGCCCGGCATTCTTCTCTCCTACGCCCTCGTCGGCACGCTCGTGGTGCTGGTGATGCGGATGCTGGGCGAGATGTCCGCCGCGAATCCGACCTCGGGCTCGTTCTCCGCACACGCCGACCGGGCGCTCGGCCGCTGGGCCGGCTTCTCCATCGGCTGGCTGTACTGGTTCTTCTGGGTGGTGGTGCTCGCCGTCGAGGCGACCGCCGGCGCCAAGATCCTCGAAGGGTGGATCCCCGCCGTACCGCAGTGGGGCTGGGCGCTCATCGTGATGGTGGTGCTGACCGCCACCAACCTCGTCTCCGTGGGCTCCTACGGCGAGTTCGAGTTCTGGTTCGCCGGGATCAAGGTCGTGGCGATCGGCGCGTTCATCGTCGTGGGCGGACTCGCGGTGTTCGGCGTGCTGCCGGGCGTCGACAGCGACAAGGCGGGACTCGGGAACCTCGCCGACCACGGCGGCTTCCTGCCCCACGGACCCGGAGCGGTCCTCACCGGCGTGCTGCTCGTCGTCTTCTCCTTCATGGGCAGCGAGATCGCGACCCTCGCGGCCGGCGAGTCCGAGGACCCGCAGCGGGCCGTCACCAAGTCCACCAACAGCATCATCTGGCGCATCGGCGTCTTCTACCTCGGGTCGATCTTCATCGTGGTCACGCTGCTGCCCTGGAACGACCCCGCCATCAAGGCGCAGGGCTCCTACGTGGCCGCCCTCGACTCCCTCGGCATCGCGCACGCCGGTCAGATCATGAACTTCATCGTGCTGACCTCGGTGCTGTCCTGCCTCAACTCCGGGCTCTACACGGCCTCCCGCATGGCCTTCTCGCTCGGCGAGCGGGGCGACGCGCCGAAGGCGTTCGCACGGACCACGTCCCGTGGCGTGCCGCTCGCCGCGATCGTCTCGTCGGTCGTCTTCGGCTTCGTCGCCGTGTTCTTCAACTACAGGTTCCCGGACTCGGTCTTCCTCTTCCTGGTCAACTCCAGCGGCGCGGTGGCCCTGTTCGTCTGGCTGGCGATCTGTTTCTCGCAGCTGCGCATGCGGAAGATCATCCAGCGCGAGGCGCCGGAGAAGCTCGTCGTGAGGATGTGGCTGTACCCGTATCTGACCTGGGCGACGGCCGCGCTGATCGTCTTCGTGCTCGGCTACATGCTGACCGACACCGAGGGCGAGAGCAGCGGACGTACGACGGTGCTGCTGTCGCTGCTCGTGGCCGCGGCGGTCGTCGCGGTCGCCTTGGTGAAGGAGAAGCTGAGGACGCCCCGGGACGAGCCGTCCCAGGGCGGGACCTCACCGGGCGACAAGGAGCTCACAACACCGTGAAGCTCTTCTTCACCTTGTCGTAGGTCTTCAGGGCATCCGCCTCCACGCCCGGCTGGTACCAGGTGTTGATCTGGTACGACTTCCCCTCCTCGTCGAATCCGAGCAGCCGGGCGTGCCAGGAGGTGCCCTGGAGGGTGAACGTGTACTCCCAGACGACCGCCGACCGGCCCCTGAACGTCGTCCTCTCCAAGCGGATCTTGCGGTAGTCCTGGCCCTGGTGGGCGTTCTGCTCGGAGGTCCGCCAGGTCTCCATCAGGTCGCCGCGGGCCAGGGCGGACTTGGCGACGAGCTCCTGCGTTCCGTCGGGCGCGGTGTAGTGCACCTCCGCCCCCGTCTTCACGTCCCGCCGCCACCCCCGGGGCGTCGCCCACGCGAACCCGCCGGCCTCCTGATGCGCGCCCGGGGGCAGGCTCGGCGGCCTGAAGGTCCCCTCGACCGTGGGCGAGGGCGAGGCGACGCCTGTGCCTGTGCCTGTGCCCGTGCCCGTGGCGGTGACCGACGAAGTGGGCGAGGAGCCGCCGCCGGACGCCTTGTCGTCGTCCTGCGAGCCGGGCGCCAGCGCCAGCACGATCGCGACGACCGTCCCCACGGCCACCACACCGGCGGCGGCGGCCAAGCCGGTACGGCGGCCTGTCCATCCGGCCGCCCGGCGGCCTCCCCTCCCCCTCCTCCCCGCGGGGCGGGTCCGCGGGTCGGGGACGGGCTGCGACGGCTCCGGGCCTGGGTACGGGTCCGGGCCTGGGTACGGGTCCGGGACGGGGGCCGGGTCCGGGGCGGTGTCCGGGACCGGCCTGAGTTCGGTCGCCGCCTCGGATCGGGCGAGGGAGACGCCGGGGCGGCGGGGCGGGGCTCCCTGCTCGGCTTCCGGACGCCGCCGGGGATCGTGGGGTCCGGGCGTCGGGGGCGGGAAGGCGATCGGGTGGAGCGTGGACTCCAGGTCGGTCAGGGAGCTTCGGACCGTCGGCTCCTTCGCCAGGAGGTTGGCGAGGATCCCGCGCAACGGGCCCGCCGCGGCCGGGAGTCGGGGCTCCTCGTAGAGGACGGCGTGCAGGGTCGCCAGGGTCGTGTCGCGGGAGAACGGGGAGTGGCCGGCCAGGGCCGCGCACAGGGTGGCGCCCAGGGACCAGACGTCGGACGGCGGGCCCTGCGGGCGGCCGGAGATGCGCTCGGGGGCCATGTAGTCGGGCGAGCCGACCAGCATGCCGACCATGGTGAGCGCCTTCGCGTCCTGGATCGCGGCGATCCCGAAGTCGGTCAGGACGACCCGCCCGCCGCTCTCCACGAGCACGTTCCCCGGTTTGATGTCCCGGTGCAGAACGCCCCCCGCGTGCACCTGACGCAGCGCGGCGATCAGCCCCAGCCCGATCCGGGCCGCCTCACGCGGGTCCAGTGGCCCCTCCTCGGCCAGGATGCGTTCCAGCGAGCGCCCGGCGACCAACTCCATGACGATCCACAGGCGTTCCCCCTCGTCGACGACGTCATAGACGCGGACGACGTTGGGATGGTCGATGCGGGCGGTGGCCCGGGCCTCGCGCAGGGTGCGTTCCCGGCGGGTGCGGCCGTCCTCCGGGTCGAAGTCGTCGATACGCATCTCCTTCACCGCCACCGGCCGGTCGAGCATCTCGTCGGCGGCCCGCCACACCCGCCCCATTCCCCCCTGGCCGATACTCTCGACCAATCGATAGCGCCTTGTCACCAGCAGACCCGGAATTCCCCCGCTCCCCGAATTGACCGGCAATTCAATGCACCCCCTCCATTGCCCTGCCCCACCAATTAGCGCGGTACCAGCATAGTGCGGAAAATCTTGTGGTACCTCTTCAAGTACTGCGAATTCAGGCGCAGCCAAGGGGGACGAACATGAGTTCTCGTCGTTCGACGACCATCGCCGGATCGCTGGTCCTGGCATCTTTCTCGGCGGTGTTGATCCTTTCCGTCCCGGCCGGGGCGGACGATCAGGGACCCGGCAGCGGCAAGGGGGGAAAGGCCGTCGACAAGGCGCCGGCGGGCGTGCGGCTGACCACGCTGCTGCCCGAGAGGATCTCGGTCGACAACGGTTCACAGGAGACGGCGATCACCGCCACGGTGAAGAATGAGGGGACCAAGGACAGCGAAGACATCAGGCTTTTGGTCGTCGGGTTCGACGGACTGACGGTCAAAAACGTCGAGGGGTGCACGGCGATCGCGGAGAAAGACCTCCCCGAAGGCTCCAACAGCGGTTTCGCCTGCCCCGTCGACCGGCTCGCCGCAGGGGCGTCGAAGTCCTACGCCGTCGACGCGACCTTCGATCTGGACAAGACCGGGAAGATCTGCCTGCCCGTCCAGACCCGCGACGGCAAGAAGACGTTCTGGCAGCAGGGCCCGGTGCCCTTCGGCACGACGAACCCGTCGCCGAACGCGCCCGCCACCCCACTGCTCCTCGGCACCGACAACGCCCCGGTGACCCCCGCGGCCCCCGCGGCCCCCGGCGAGCTGCCCAAGACGGGCGTCGGCCGCGACGTACTGCCGCTCGGCGCGGCCGGGGCCTCGCTGCTCGCGGCCGGTGCGGCCGGGCTGTGGTGGTCCCAGCGGCGGCGGCCGCAGTCGTAGACGTTCCGGCGGGCGCGGACGTACGAGCAGGCAAGACGCGTAAGAGGCTCGCCGAGGTGAACTCGGCGAGCCTCTTACGCAACGGTACGACCGACCTGCCTCAGCGCTTGGCGAACTTCCAGGCCGTCGGCAGCAGGCCCATCGCCAGGGCCGCCTTGAGGGCGTCGCCGATCAGGAACGGGGTGAGGCCGGCCGCGATCGCCGCCGACGCGGACATGCCGGCCGCCGCGGCCAGGTACGGGACGCCGACGGCGTAGATGATCGCCTCGCCCAGCAGCATCGCGCCCGCCATGCGCCAGACGTCGCGGTCGGCGCCGCGGCGGGCCAGGGCGCCGACGACGGTGGAGGCGAGGATCATGCCGAGGACGTAGCCGAAGGAGACGGCGGACGCGCCCGAGCCGCCCTCGGCGAACCACGGCATCCCGGCGATGCCGGCCAGCGCGTACAGGGCGAGCGAGAGGAAGCCGCGCCGGGCGCCGAGGGTCGTGCCGACGAGCAGGGCGGCGAAGGTCTGGCCGGTCACCGGCACCGGGGAGCCGGGGACCGGGACCGCGATCTGGGCCGCGAGACCCGTGAGCGCGGCGCC
This window of the Streptomyces sp. NBC_01275 genome carries:
- a CDS encoding acyltransferase family protein, translated to MFHAVSSLVPSPRSPQNQNDQHDQSRDRPSAGTSARTSGEPDRRSSGQPAKQRDAFFDNAKYLAIVLVAVAHSWEPLKGDSRVLQAAYLLVYAFHMPAFIVVSGFFSRSFDASPSRLKRLITGVAVPYVVFETAYPLFKRYVDHSPQQEISLLDPYYLTWFLCALFIWRLTTPIWKTVRHPLPVALGIAMLASVTPDVGDDLDLQRVLQFLPFFVLGLCLKAEHFRLVRRRSVRIAAVPVFAGALVFAWWAVTHMNTAWLYHRASAQELAAPWWAGPVMQLALFGCSLVLTACFFSWVPGRTMWFTTLGAGTLCGYLLHGFLIKGADYRGWFDHAWLHRPLGEIAVSVTVAVAVTLLCTRPVRRVFRFATEPTMDWAFKRDPAELAREREKQQEREKRQEREKADA
- a CDS encoding PP2C family protein-serine/threonine phosphatase — its product is MAEGRQRRAEAETLTARLKHLMHRVRTGVRRSAVDYFRGDGSDWIALAFLLLTVPLIAITTLANSVWCSPAALVLPIVAGGLLLRPASLLGLYAAAATALIVESVQLGPYTEGPSRVTPGVVLVVAACGFFGLLIAQFRSRVGVPWRRGGTMLFDLRERIRVQSKLPKLPPGWHREMALRPAGGQSFSGDFVVAARTNGGRTMEVVLTDVSGKGMDAGSRALLLSGAFGGLLGSLPPHAFLPAANGYLLRQDWDEGFATSIHLVLDLDSGDYELYSAGHPPGLQLSAGSGRWEEKAAEGPLLGVYEGAQFDPVKGSLRPGDVLMLFTDGLVETSDRDIVEGIDRLTGEADRYVAGGFQGAAWHLIEAVAKDVNDDRALLLVCREGPTAQASVLL
- a CDS encoding GNAT family N-acetyltransferase; translated protein: MTTEATGPSGLPAAELRVLRQDEWDMWYDTLIRAFGGVAESAEERELWRELTLCERSLGVWDDGVCVGTAGAFDFRLTVPGGASAPAAGVTMVGVSATHRRRGVLTSLMRRQLDDVRAWGRPLAVLTASEPEIYGRFGYAAATFGLHAEIDTARVRLSVPAGAEDVRLRYAAPAEALEACEAVYARTVPGRAGMLARRPGWERVWLLDPEGEREGASALQCVLAERDGEVTGYARFRVKPEWTDSGHDGQVRLQDLAAVDPVSEAALWRFLFGIDLTSSLKVRGRPMDEAWQHLVSDIRRCRLRVRDSLHVRLVDVGAALAARTYQAPVDVVLDVEDAFCPWNSGRLRLSGDAKGAVCEPTTDAADLALSVRELGAAYLGGVSLLSLAGAGLVRELRQGALAEAAVGFGSPAAPWLPHGF
- a CDS encoding Fpg/Nei family DNA glycosylase; this translates as MPEGHTIHRLASDYADRFSGTAPRVTSPQGKFSDAAALLDGVGLTRTEAHGKHLFLGFRDGEWIHIHLGLFGKVAFGDAPAPPPTDTVRLRLAHSAAYVDLRGPTTCALITDGEKQAVHARLGPDPLRADADPAAAHARVSRSRTTIAALLLDQKVIAGVGNVYRAEVLFRHGIDPYRAGRDISRAEWDAIWADLVALMREGVRDNRIDTVRPEHTPQAMGRPPRVDDHGGEVYVYRRTHQPCHLCGDEIRTADLAARNLFWCPTCQKN
- a CDS encoding ribose-5-phosphate isomerase; translated protein: MRVYLGSDHAGFELKNHLVEWLKAAGHDPVDCGPHIYDAQDDYPPFCLRAAEQAAADPESLGIVIGGSGNGEQIAANKVKGVRAALAWSEETASLGRQHNNANVMAVGARMHTQDEAAKFVETFLATPFSEDERHIRRIDMLAAYETTGDLPPIPAHHPQQG
- a CDS encoding amino acid permease, translating into MTSQPTLTQADSGPGAAGEPGSGLQAGLKNRHLSMIAIGGVIGAGLFVGSSSGIATAGPGILLSYALVGTLVVLVMRMLGEMSAANPTSGSFSAHADRALGRWAGFSIGWLYWFFWVVVLAVEATAGAKILEGWIPAVPQWGWALIVMVVLTATNLVSVGSYGEFEFWFAGIKVVAIGAFIVVGGLAVFGVLPGVDSDKAGLGNLADHGGFLPHGPGAVLTGVLLVVFSFMGSEIATLAAGESEDPQRAVTKSTNSIIWRIGVFYLGSIFIVVTLLPWNDPAIKAQGSYVAALDSLGIAHAGQIMNFIVLTSVLSCLNSGLYTASRMAFSLGERGDAPKAFARTTSRGVPLAAIVSSVVFGFVAVFFNYRFPDSVFLFLVNSSGAVALFVWLAICFSQLRMRKIIQREAPEKLVVRMWLYPYLTWATAALIVFVLGYMLTDTEGESSGRTTVLLSLLVAAAVVAVALVKEKLRTPRDEPSQGGTSPGDKELTTP
- a CDS encoding serine/threonine-protein kinase is translated as MVESIGQGGMGRVWRAADEMLDRPVAVKEMRIDDFDPEDGRTRRERTLREARATARIDHPNVVRVYDVVDEGERLWIVMELVAGRSLERILAEEGPLDPREAARIGLGLIAALRQVHAGGVLHRDIKPGNVLVESGGRVVLTDFGIAAIQDAKALTMVGMLVGSPDYMAPERISGRPQGPPSDVWSLGATLCAALAGHSPFSRDTTLATLHAVLYEEPRLPAAAGPLRGILANLLAKEPTVRSSLTDLESTLHPIAFPPPTPGPHDPRRRPEAEQGAPPRRPGVSLARSEAATELRPVPDTAPDPAPVPDPYPGPDPYPGPEPSQPVPDPRTRPAGRRGRGGRRAAGWTGRRTGLAAAAGVVAVGTVVAIVLALAPGSQDDDKASGGGSSPTSSVTATGTGTGTGTGVASPSPTVEGTFRPPSLPPGAHQEAGGFAWATPRGWRRDVKTGAEVHYTAPDGTQELVAKSALARGDLMETWRTSEQNAHQGQDYRKIRLERTTFRGRSAVVWEYTFTLQGTSWHARLLGFDEEGKSYQINTWYQPGVEADALKTYDKVKKSFTVL
- a CDS encoding LPXTG cell wall anchor domain-containing protein; this encodes MSSRRSTTIAGSLVLASFSAVLILSVPAGADDQGPGSGKGGKAVDKAPAGVRLTTLLPERISVDNGSQETAITATVKNEGTKDSEDIRLLVVGFDGLTVKNVEGCTAIAEKDLPEGSNSGFACPVDRLAAGASKSYAVDATFDLDKTGKICLPVQTRDGKKTFWQQGPVPFGTTNPSPNAPATPLLLGTDNAPVTPAAPAAPGELPKTGVGRDVLPLGAAGASLLAAGAAGLWWSQRRRPQS
- a CDS encoding biotin transporter BioY, translated to MSTAVATPARTGQVLADLLPASRVRDVALVLGGAALTGLAAQIAVPVPGSPVPVTGQTFAALLVGTTLGARRGFLSLALYALAGIAGMPWFAEGGSGASAVSFGYVLGMILASTVVGALARRGADRDVWRMAGAMLLGEAIIYAVGVPYLAAAAGMSASAAIAAGLTPFLIGDALKAALAMGLLPTAWKFAKR